One genomic region from Mesorhizobium terrae encodes:
- a CDS encoding CbtB domain-containing protein, producing MNTATISLGASTSSQSRFLQLALAGLLGIFIVGFTGFSHIEAVHNAAHDARHSMAFPCH from the coding sequence ATGAATACCGCAACCATTTCCCTCGGCGCCTCGACCTCCTCGCAGTCGCGCTTCCTGCAACTGGCGCTGGCCGGCCTGCTCGGCATTTTCATCGTCGGCTTCACTGGCTTCTCGCATATCGAGGCCGTGCACAACGCCGCCCACGATGCACGCCACTCGATGGCGTTCCCCTGCCACTAA